One window from the genome of Trabulsiella odontotermitis encodes:
- the rplD gene encoding 50S ribosomal protein L4, whose product MELVLKDAQSALTVSETTFGRDFNEALVHQVVVAYAAGARQGTRAQKTRAEVTGSGKKPWRQKGTGRARSGSIKSPIWRSGGVTFAARPQDHSQKVNKKMYRGALKSILSELVRQDRLIVVEKFSVEAPKTKLLAQKLKDMALEDVLIITGELDENLFLAARNLHKVDVRDATGIDPVSLIAFDKVVMTADAVKQVEEMLA is encoded by the coding sequence ATGGAATTAGTATTGAAAGACGCGCAGAGCGCGCTGACTGTTTCCGAAACTACCTTCGGTCGTGATTTCAACGAAGCGCTGGTTCACCAGGTTGTTGTTGCTTATGCAGCTGGTGCTCGTCAGGGCACTCGTGCTCAGAAGACCCGTGCTGAAGTAACTGGTTCCGGTAAAAAACCGTGGCGTCAGAAAGGCACCGGCCGTGCGCGTTCAGGTTCTATCAAGAGCCCGATCTGGCGTTCAGGTGGCGTGACCTTCGCTGCGCGTCCGCAGGACCACAGTCAAAAAGTTAACAAAAAGATGTACCGCGGCGCGCTGAAAAGCATTCTGTCCGAGCTGGTACGTCAGGATCGTCTGATCGTTGTCGAGAAGTTCTCTGTAGAAGCGCCGAAAACTAAGCTGCTGGCACAGAAACTGAAAGACATGGCTCTGGAAGATGTGCTGATCATCACCGGTGAGCTGGACGAGAACCTGTTCCTGGCTGCGCGCAACCTGCACAAGGTTGACGTACGCGATGCAACTGGTATCGACCCGGTTAGCCTGATCGCCTTCGACAAAGTCGTAATGACTGCTGATGCTGTTAAGCAAGTTGAGGAGATGCTGGCATGA
- the rplV gene encoding 50S ribosomal protein L22, which yields METLAQHRHARSSAQKVRLVADLIRGKKVSQALDILTYTNKKAAVLVKKVLESAIANAEHNDGADIDDLKVAKIFVDEGPSMKRIMPRAKGRADRILKRTSHITVVVSDR from the coding sequence ATGGAAACTTTAGCTCAACATCGCCATGCTCGTTCTTCTGCTCAGAAGGTCCGCCTTGTTGCTGACCTGATTCGCGGTAAGAAAGTGTCGCAGGCCCTGGATATTCTGACCTACACCAATAAGAAAGCGGCTGTACTGGTCAAGAAAGTTCTGGAATCTGCCATTGCTAACGCTGAACACAACGATGGCGCTGACATTGACGATCTGAAAGTTGCGAAAATTTTCGTAGACGAAGGCCCGAGCATGAAGCGCATTATGCCGCGTGCGAAAGGTCGTGCAGATCGCATCCTGAAGCGCACCAGCCACATCACTGTGGTTGTGTCCGATCGCTGA
- the rpsQ gene encoding 30S ribosomal protein S17 yields the protein MTDKIRTLQGRVVSDKMEKSIVVAIERFVKHPIYGKFIKRTTKLHVHDENNESGIGDVVEIRECRPLSKTKSWTLVRVVEKAVL from the coding sequence ATGACCGATAAAATCCGTACTCTGCAAGGTCGCGTTGTGAGTGACAAAATGGAGAAATCCATTGTTGTTGCCATCGAGCGTTTTGTGAAACACCCGATCTACGGTAAATTCATCAAACGTACGACCAAACTGCACGTACATGACGAGAACAACGAAAGCGGTATCGGTGACGTGGTTGAAATCCGCGAATGCCGTCCGCTGTCCAAGACTAAGTCCTGGACTCTGGTTCGCGTTGTAGAGAAAGCGGTTCTGTAA
- the rpsH gene encoding 30S ribosomal protein S8, with product MSMQDPIADMLTRIRNGQAANKAAVTMPSSKLKVAIANVLKEEGFIEDFKVEGDTKPELEVTLKYFQGKAVVESIQRVSRPGLRIYKRKDELPKVMAGLGIAVVSTSKGVMTDRAARQAGLGGEIICYVA from the coding sequence ATGAGCATGCAAGATCCGATCGCGGATATGCTGACCCGTATCCGTAACGGTCAGGCCGCGAACAAAGCTGCGGTCACCATGCCTTCCTCCAAGCTGAAAGTGGCAATCGCCAACGTGCTGAAGGAAGAAGGTTTTATCGAAGATTTTAAAGTTGAAGGCGACACCAAGCCGGAACTGGAAGTGACTCTTAAGTACTTCCAGGGGAAAGCTGTTGTAGAAAGCATTCAGCGTGTCAGCCGCCCAGGTCTGCGCATCTATAAAAGAAAAGATGAGCTGCCGAAAGTTATGGCGGGTCTGGGTATCGCGGTTGTTTCTACCTCTAAAGGTGTTATGACTGATCGTGCAGCGCGCCAGGCTGGTCTTGGTGGCGAAATTATCTGCTACGTAGCCTAA
- the rpsE gene encoding 30S ribosomal protein S5: MAHIEKQAGELQEKLIAVNRVSKTVKGGRIFSFTALTVVGDGNGRVGFGYGKAREVPAAIQKAMEKARRNMINVALNHGTLQHPVKGTHTGSRVFMQPASEGTGIIAGGAMRAVLEVAGVRNVLAKAYGSTNPINVVRATIDGLENMNSPEMVAAKRGKSVEEILG; the protein is encoded by the coding sequence ATGGCTCACATCGAAAAACAAGCTGGCGAACTGCAGGAAAAGCTGATCGCGGTAAACCGCGTATCTAAAACCGTTAAAGGTGGTCGTATTTTCTCCTTCACAGCTCTGACTGTAGTGGGTGATGGTAACGGTCGCGTTGGTTTTGGTTACGGTAAAGCACGCGAAGTTCCGGCAGCGATCCAGAAAGCGATGGAAAAAGCCCGTCGCAATATGATTAACGTCGCGCTGAACCACGGCACCCTGCAGCACCCGGTTAAGGGTACTCACACGGGTTCTCGTGTATTCATGCAGCCGGCTTCCGAAGGTACCGGCATCATCGCCGGTGGTGCAATGCGCGCCGTTCTGGAAGTCGCTGGAGTTCGTAACGTTCTGGCTAAAGCGTATGGTTCCACCAACCCGATTAACGTGGTTCGTGCAACTATCGATGGCCTGGAAAATATGAATTCTCCAGAAATGGTCGCTGCCAAGCGTGGTAAATCCGTTGAAGAAATTCTGGGGTAA
- the rpsS gene encoding 30S ribosomal protein S19 — protein sequence MPRSLKKGPFIDLHLLKKVEKAVESGDKKPLRTWSRRSTIFPNMIGLTIAVHNGRQHVPVFVSDEMVGHKLGEFAPTRTYRGHAADKKAKKK from the coding sequence ATGCCACGTTCTCTCAAGAAAGGTCCTTTTATTGACCTGCACTTGCTGAAGAAGGTAGAGAAAGCGGTGGAAAGCGGAGACAAGAAGCCCCTGCGCACTTGGTCCCGTCGTTCAACGATCTTTCCAAACATGATCGGTTTGACCATCGCTGTCCATAATGGTCGTCAGCACGTTCCGGTATTTGTTTCCGACGAAATGGTCGGTCACAAACTGGGTGAATTCGCACCGACTCGTACTTATCGCGGCCATGCTGCTGATAAAAAAGCGAAGAAGAAATAA
- the rpsN gene encoding 30S ribosomal protein S14 encodes MAKQSMKAREVKRVALADKYFAKRAELKAIISDVNASDEDRWNAVLKLQTLPRDSSPSRQRNRCRQTGRPHGFLRKFGLSRIKVREAAMCGEIPGLKKASW; translated from the coding sequence ATGGCTAAGCAATCAATGAAAGCACGCGAAGTAAAACGCGTAGCTTTAGCTGATAAATACTTCGCGAAACGCGCTGAACTGAAAGCGATCATCTCTGATGTGAACGCTTCCGACGAAGATCGTTGGAATGCAGTTCTCAAGCTGCAGACTCTGCCGCGTGATTCCAGCCCGTCTCGTCAGCGTAATCGCTGCCGTCAAACAGGTCGTCCGCATGGTTTCCTGCGGAAGTTCGGGTTGAGCCGTATCAAGGTCCGTGAAGCCGCTATGTGCGGTGAAATCCCGGGTCTGAAAAAGGCTAGCTGGTAA
- the rplE gene encoding 50S ribosomal protein L5 gives MAKLHDYYKDEVVKKLMTEFNYNSVMQVPRVEKITLNMGVGEAIADKKLLDNAAADLAAISGQKPLITKARKSVAGFKIRQGYPIGCKVTLRGERMWEFFERLITIAVPRIRDFRGLSTKSFDGRGNYSMGVREQIIFPEIDYDKVDRVRGLDITITTTATSDEEGRALLAAFDFPFRK, from the coding sequence ATGGCGAAACTGCATGATTACTACAAAGACGAAGTAGTTAAGAAACTCATGACTGAGTTTAACTACAATTCTGTCATGCAAGTCCCTCGGGTCGAGAAGATCACCCTGAATATGGGTGTTGGTGAAGCGATCGCTGACAAGAAACTGCTGGATAACGCAGCAGCTGACCTGGCAGCAATCTCCGGTCAAAAACCGCTGATCACCAAAGCACGCAAATCTGTTGCAGGCTTCAAAATCCGTCAGGGCTATCCGATCGGCTGTAAAGTAACTCTGCGTGGCGAACGCATGTGGGAGTTCTTTGAGCGCCTGATCACTATTGCTGTACCGCGTATTCGTGACTTCCGTGGCCTGTCTACGAAGTCTTTCGATGGTCGTGGTAACTACAGCATGGGTGTCCGTGAGCAGATCATCTTCCCAGAAATCGACTATGACAAAGTCGACCGCGTTCGTGGTTTGGATATTACCATTACCACTACTGCGACTTCTGACGAAGAAGGCCGTGCTCTGCTGGCTGCCTTTGACTTCCCGTTCCGCAAGTAA
- the rplN gene encoding 50S ribosomal protein L14, translating to MIQEQTMLNVADNSGARRVMCIKVLGGSHRRYAGVGDIIKITIKEAIPRGKVKKGDVLKAVVVRTKKGVRRPDGSVVRFDGNACVLLNNNSEQPIGTRIFGPVTRELRSEKFMKIISLAPEVL from the coding sequence ATGATCCAAGAACAGACTATGCTGAACGTCGCCGACAACTCCGGTGCGCGTCGCGTAATGTGTATCAAGGTTCTGGGTGGCTCGCACCGTCGCTACGCAGGCGTAGGCGACATCATCAAGATCACCATCAAAGAAGCAATTCCGCGTGGTAAGGTCAAAAAAGGTGATGTGCTGAAGGCGGTAGTGGTGCGCACCAAGAAGGGTGTTCGTCGCCCTGACGGTTCTGTCGTTCGCTTCGATGGTAATGCTTGTGTTCTTCTGAACAATAACAGCGAGCAGCCTATCGGTACGCGTATTTTTGGGCCGGTAACTCGTGAACTTCGTTCTGAGAAGTTTATGAAAATCATCTCTCTGGCACCAGAAGTACTCTAA
- the rplR gene encoding 50S ribosomal protein L18, whose protein sequence is MDKKSARIRRATRARRKLQELGATRLVVHRTPRHIYAQVIASNGSEVLVAASTVEKAIAEQLKYTGNKDAAAAVGKAVAERALEKGIKDVSFDRSGFQYHGRVQALADAAREAGLQF, encoded by the coding sequence ATGGATAAGAAATCTGCTCGTATCCGTCGTGCGACCCGCGCACGCCGCAAGCTCCAGGAGCTGGGTGCAACTCGCCTGGTGGTACATCGTACCCCGCGTCACATTTACGCACAGGTCATTGCATCGAACGGTTCTGAAGTTCTGGTAGCTGCTTCTACTGTAGAAAAAGCTATCGCTGAACAACTGAAGTACACCGGTAACAAAGACGCTGCAGCAGCTGTGGGTAAAGCTGTCGCTGAACGCGCTCTGGAAAAAGGGATCAAAGATGTTTCCTTTGACCGTTCCGGGTTCCAATATCATGGTCGTGTCCAGGCACTGGCAGATGCTGCCCGTGAAGCTGGCCTTCAGTTCTAA
- the rplC gene encoding 50S ribosomal protein L3 yields MIGLVGKKVGMTRIFTEDGVSIPVTVIEVEANRVTQVKDLANDGYRAIQVTTGAKKANRVTKPEAGHFAKAGVEAGRGLWEFRLAEGEEFTVGQDISVELFAEVKKVDVTGTSKGKGFAGTVKRWNFRTQDATHGNSLSHRVPGSIGQNQTPGKVFKGKKMAGQLGNERVTVQSLDVVRVDAERNLLLVKGAVPGATGSDLIVKPAVKA; encoded by the coding sequence ATGATTGGTTTAGTCGGTAAAAAAGTGGGTATGACCCGCATCTTCACTGAAGATGGCGTCTCTATCCCAGTAACCGTAATCGAAGTTGAAGCAAACCGCGTTACTCAGGTTAAAGATCTGGCTAACGATGGCTACCGTGCCATTCAGGTTACCACCGGTGCTAAAAAAGCTAACCGTGTAACCAAGCCGGAAGCGGGTCACTTCGCTAAAGCTGGCGTTGAAGCTGGCCGTGGTCTGTGGGAATTCCGTCTTGCTGAAGGCGAAGAGTTCACCGTAGGTCAGGACATTAGCGTTGAGCTGTTTGCTGAAGTTAAAAAAGTTGACGTAACTGGCACCTCTAAAGGTAAAGGTTTCGCTGGTACCGTTAAGCGCTGGAACTTCCGTACCCAGGACGCGACTCACGGTAACTCCTTGTCTCACCGCGTTCCGGGTTCTATCGGTCAGAACCAGACTCCGGGCAAAGTGTTTAAAGGCAAGAAAATGGCAGGTCAGCTGGGTAACGAACGTGTCACCGTTCAGAGCCTGGACGTAGTACGTGTTGACGCTGAGCGCAACCTGCTGCTGGTTAAAGGTGCTGTCCCGGGTGCAACCGGTAGCGACCTGATCGTTAAACCAGCTGTGAAGGCGTGA
- the rpmD gene encoding 50S ribosomal protein L30, which yields MAKTIKITQTRSAIGRLPKHKATLLGLGLRRIGHTVEREDTPAVRGMVNAVSFMVKVEE from the coding sequence ATGGCAAAGACTATTAAAATCACTCAAACCCGCAGTGCAATCGGTCGTCTGCCGAAACACAAGGCAACGCTGCTTGGCCTGGGTCTGCGTCGTATTGGTCATACTGTAGAACGTGAGGATACTCCTGCCGTTCGTGGTATGGTCAACGCGGTTTCCTTCATGGTTAAAGTTGAGGAGTAA
- a CDS encoding prepilin peptidase: MIAALPFFFIYAGLTLTLGWHDLKARLLPDRLTCPLLWSGQLFYLCLFPELLPLSVLGAIVGYLAFAAIYWGYRWLRKQEGLGYGDVKFLAALGAWHGWQQLPQLVCIAASLALLFICIQAIDDLSLRPIKNPLPFGPFLAAAGWICSWQTVLSLPL; the protein is encoded by the coding sequence ATGATTGCTGCTCTCCCCTTCTTCTTTATTTACGCCGGGTTAACGTTGACGCTGGGCTGGCACGATCTCAAAGCGCGCCTGTTACCAGACAGGTTGACCTGCCCGCTGCTGTGGAGCGGGCAATTGTTTTATCTCTGCTTATTCCCGGAGCTGCTGCCGCTGTCTGTTCTTGGCGCTATCGTCGGTTACCTGGCGTTTGCTGCTATCTATTGGGGATACCGATGGCTCCGAAAACAGGAAGGGTTGGGGTATGGCGATGTGAAATTTCTGGCCGCGCTGGGTGCATGGCATGGCTGGCAGCAACTCCCTCAGCTCGTCTGTATTGCGGCAAGCCTGGCGTTGCTGTTTATATGCATCCAGGCTATTGATGACCTTTCTTTACGGCCAATAAAAAACCCGCTGCCTTTCGGGCCATTTCTGGCGGCAGCGGGTTGGATTTGTAGCTGGCAGACGGTGCTCAGTCTTCCACTTTGA
- the rplP gene encoding 50S ribosomal protein L16, giving the protein MLQPKRTKFRKVHKGRNRGLAQGTDVSFGTFGLKAVGRGRLTARQIEAARRAMTRAVKRQGKIWIRVFPDKPITEKPLEVRMGKGKGNVEYWVALIQPGKVLYEMDGVPEELAREAFGLAAAKLPIKTTFVTKTVM; this is encoded by the coding sequence ATGTTACAACCAAAGCGTACAAAATTCCGTAAAGTGCACAAAGGCCGCAACCGTGGTCTGGCGCAGGGTACGGATGTTAGCTTCGGCACTTTCGGTCTGAAAGCTGTTGGCCGTGGTCGTCTGACTGCACGTCAGATCGAAGCAGCACGTCGTGCAATGACCCGTGCAGTGAAGCGTCAAGGTAAGATCTGGATCCGTGTATTCCCGGACAAACCGATCACCGAGAAGCCGCTGGAAGTTCGTATGGGTAAAGGTAAAGGTAACGTGGAGTATTGGGTTGCCTTGATTCAGCCGGGTAAAGTCCTGTATGAAATGGACGGCGTACCGGAAGAGCTGGCCCGTGAAGCATTCGGCCTGGCAGCAGCGAAACTGCCGATCAAAACCACCTTTGTAACTAAGACGGTGATGTAA
- the rplO gene encoding 50S ribosomal protein L15 yields MRLNTLSPAEGSKKAGKRLGRGIGSGLGKTGGRGHKGQKSRSGGGVRRGFEGGQMPLYRRLPKFGFTSRKAMITAEIRLSDLAKVEGDVVDLNTLKAANIIGIQIEFAKVILAGEVSRPVTVRGLRVTKGARAAIEAAGGKIEE; encoded by the coding sequence ATGCGTTTAAATACTCTGTCTCCGGCCGAAGGCTCCAAAAAGGCGGGTAAACGCCTGGGTCGTGGTATCGGTTCTGGCCTCGGTAAAACCGGTGGTCGTGGTCACAAAGGTCAGAAGTCTCGTTCTGGCGGTGGCGTACGTCGCGGTTTCGAGGGTGGTCAGATGCCTCTGTACCGTCGTCTGCCGAAATTCGGTTTCACTTCACGTAAAGCAATGATTACGGCAGAGATTCGTCTGTCCGATCTGGCTAAAGTAGAAGGCGACGTAGTTGACCTGAACACGCTGAAAGCGGCTAACATTATCGGCATCCAGATCGAGTTCGCGAAAGTGATCCTGGCTGGTGAAGTATCTCGTCCGGTAACTGTTCGTGGCCTGCGTGTTACTAAAGGCGCTCGTGCTGCTATCGAAGCTGCTGGCGGTAAAATTGAGGAATAA
- the rpmC gene encoding 50S ribosomal protein L29, giving the protein MKAKELREKSVEELNTELLNLLREQFNLRMQAASGQLQQTHLLKQVRRDVARVKTLLTEKAGA; this is encoded by the coding sequence ATGAAAGCAAAAGAGCTGCGTGAAAAAAGCGTTGAAGAGCTGAACACTGAGCTGCTGAACCTGCTGCGCGAGCAGTTCAATCTGCGCATGCAGGCTGCAAGTGGCCAGCTGCAACAGACTCACCTGTTGAAACAGGTTCGTCGTGATGTTGCACGCGTTAAGACTTTACTGACTGAGAAGGCGGGTGCGTAA
- the rplB gene encoding 50S ribosomal protein L2, whose translation MAVVKCKPTSPGRRHVVKVVNPELHKGKPFAPLLEKNSKSGGRNNNGRITTRHIGGGHKQAYRIVDFKRNKDGIPAVVERLEYDPNRSANIALVLYKDGERRYILAPKGLKAGDQIQSGVDAAIKAGNTLPMRNIPVGSTVHNVEMKPGKGGQLARSAGTYVQIVARDGAYVTLRLRSGEMRKVEADCRATLGEVGNAEHMLRVLGKAGAARWRGVRPTVRGTAMNPVDHPHGGGEGRNFGKHPVTPWGIQTKGKKTRSNKRTDKFIVRRRSK comes from the coding sequence ATGGCAGTTGTTAAATGTAAACCGACATCTCCGGGTCGTCGCCACGTCGTTAAAGTGGTAAACCCTGAGCTGCACAAGGGCAAACCTTTTGCTCCGCTGCTGGAAAAAAACAGCAAATCCGGTGGTCGTAACAACAATGGCCGTATCACCACTCGTCATATCGGTGGTGGCCACAAGCAGGCATACCGTATTGTTGACTTCAAACGCAACAAAGATGGTATCCCGGCAGTTGTTGAACGTCTTGAGTACGATCCGAACCGTTCCGCGAACATCGCGCTGGTTCTGTACAAAGACGGCGAACGCCGTTACATCCTGGCCCCTAAAGGCCTGAAAGCGGGCGACCAGATTCAGTCTGGCGTTGATGCTGCAATCAAAGCGGGTAACACCCTGCCGATGCGCAATATCCCGGTTGGTTCTACCGTTCATAACGTAGAAATGAAACCAGGTAAAGGCGGTCAGCTGGCGCGTTCTGCTGGTACTTACGTTCAGATCGTTGCACGTGATGGTGCTTATGTCACCCTGCGTCTGCGTTCTGGTGAAATGCGTAAAGTCGAAGCAGACTGCCGCGCAACTCTGGGCGAAGTTGGCAATGCTGAGCATATGCTGCGCGTTCTGGGTAAAGCAGGTGCTGCACGTTGGCGTGGTGTTCGTCCTACCGTTCGCGGTACTGCGATGAACCCGGTCGACCACCCACATGGTGGTGGTGAAGGTCGTAACTTTGGTAAGCACCCGGTAACACCGTGGGGCATTCAGACCAAAGGTAAGAAGACCCGCAGCAACAAGCGTACTGATAAATTCATCGTACGTCGCCGTAGCAAATAA
- the rplX gene encoding 50S ribosomal protein L24, which translates to MAAKIRRDDEVIVLTGKDKGKRGKVKNVLSSGKIIVEGINLVKKHQKPVPALNQPGGIVEKEAAIQVSNVAIFNTATGKADRVGFRFEDGKKVRFFKSNSETIK; encoded by the coding sequence ATGGCAGCGAAAATCCGTCGTGATGACGAAGTTATCGTGTTAACCGGTAAAGATAAAGGTAAGCGCGGTAAAGTTAAGAATGTTCTGTCTTCCGGCAAGATCATTGTTGAAGGTATCAACCTGGTTAAGAAACATCAGAAGCCGGTTCCGGCCCTGAACCAACCGGGTGGCATCGTTGAAAAAGAAGCTGCTATTCAGGTTTCTAACGTTGCAATCTTCAATACGGCAACCGGTAAGGCTGACCGTGTAGGCTTTAGATTCGAAGACGGTAAAAAAGTCCGTTTCTTCAAGTCTAATAGCGAAACTATCAAGTAA
- the rpsJ gene encoding 30S ribosomal protein S10 codes for MQNQRIRIRLKAFDHRLIDQSTAEIVETAKRTGAQVRGPIPLPTRKERFTVLISPHVNKDARDQYEIRTHKRLVDIVEPTEKTVDALMRLDLAAGVDVQISLG; via the coding sequence ATGCAGAACCAAAGAATCCGTATCCGCCTGAAAGCGTTCGATCACCGTCTGATCGATCAATCAACCGCGGAAATCGTCGAGACTGCTAAGCGCACTGGTGCGCAAGTCCGTGGTCCGATCCCGCTGCCGACCCGCAAAGAGCGCTTCACCGTTCTGATCTCCCCGCACGTCAACAAAGACGCGCGCGACCAGTACGAAATCCGCACTCATAAGCGTCTGGTTGACATCGTTGAGCCAACTGAGAAAACCGTTGATGCTCTGATGCGTCTGGATCTGGCTGCCGGTGTAGACGTGCAGATCAGCCTGGGTTAA
- the rplF gene encoding 50S ribosomal protein L6 yields MSRVAKAPVVVPAGVDVKINGQVITIKGKNGELTRTLNDAVEVKHADNALTFGPRDGYADGWAQAGTARALLNSMVVGVTEGFTKKLQLVGVGYRAAVKGNVVNLALGFSHPVDHQLPAGITAECPSQTEIVLKGADKQMIGQVAADLRAYRRPEPYKGKGVRYADEVVRTKEAKKK; encoded by the coding sequence ATGTCTCGTGTTGCTAAAGCACCGGTCGTTGTTCCTGCCGGCGTTGATGTAAAAATCAACGGTCAGGTTATTACGATCAAAGGTAAAAACGGCGAGCTGACTCGTACTCTCAACGATGCTGTTGAAGTTAAACATGCAGATAATGCACTGACCTTCGGTCCGCGTGATGGTTACGCAGATGGTTGGGCTCAGGCTGGTACCGCGCGTGCCCTGCTGAACTCAATGGTTGTCGGTGTTACCGAAGGCTTCACTAAGAAGCTGCAGCTGGTTGGTGTAGGTTATCGTGCAGCGGTTAAAGGCAATGTTGTTAACCTGGCTCTGGGTTTCTCCCATCCGGTTGATCATCAGCTGCCGGCCGGCATCACTGCAGAATGTCCGTCTCAGACTGAAATCGTGCTGAAAGGCGCTGATAAGCAGATGATCGGCCAGGTTGCAGCAGATCTGCGCGCCTACCGTCGTCCTGAGCCTTACAAAGGCAAGGGTGTTCGTTACGCCGACGAAGTCGTGCGTACCAAAGAGGCTAAGAAGAAGTAA
- the rpsC gene encoding 30S ribosomal protein S3, with translation MGQKVHPNGIRLGIVKPWNSTWFANTKEFADNLDSDFKVRQYLTKELAKASVSRIVIERPAKSIRVTIHTARPGIVIGKKGEDVEKLRKVVADIAGVPAQINIAEVRKPELDAKLVADSITSQLERRVMFRRAMKRAVQNAMRLGAKGIKVEVSGRLGGAEIARTEWYREGRVPLHTLRADIDYNTSEAHTTYGVIGVKVWIFKGEILGGMAAVEQPEKPAAQPKKQQRKGRK, from the coding sequence ATGGGTCAGAAAGTACATCCTAATGGTATTCGCCTGGGTATTGTCAAACCTTGGAACTCTACCTGGTTCGCGAACACCAAAGAATTCGCTGACAACCTGGACAGCGATTTTAAAGTACGTCAGTACCTGACAAAGGAACTGGCAAAAGCGTCCGTATCTCGTATCGTTATCGAGCGTCCGGCTAAGAGCATCCGTGTGACTATTCACACTGCTCGCCCGGGTATCGTTATCGGTAAGAAAGGCGAAGACGTAGAAAAACTGCGCAAGGTCGTAGCGGATATCGCTGGCGTTCCTGCACAGATCAATATCGCCGAAGTTCGTAAACCTGAACTGGACGCAAAACTGGTTGCTGACAGCATCACTTCTCAGCTGGAACGTCGTGTTATGTTCCGTCGTGCGATGAAGCGTGCTGTACAGAACGCCATGCGTCTGGGCGCTAAAGGTATCAAAGTTGAAGTTAGCGGCCGTCTGGGCGGCGCGGAAATCGCACGTACCGAATGGTACCGTGAAGGTCGCGTACCGCTGCACACTCTGCGTGCTGACATTGACTACAACACCTCTGAAGCGCACACCACTTACGGTGTAATCGGCGTTAAAGTGTGGATCTTCAAAGGTGAGATCCTGGGTGGTATGGCTGCTGTTGAACAACCGGAAAAACCGGCTGCTCAACCTAAAAAGCAGCAGCGTAAAGGCCGTAAATAA
- the rplW gene encoding 50S ribosomal protein L23: MIREERLLKVLRAPHVSEKASTAMEKTNTIVLKVAKDATKAEIKAAVQKLFEVKVDTVRTLVVKGKVKRHGQRIGRRSDWKKAYVTLEEGQNLDFVGGAE, encoded by the coding sequence ATGATTCGTGAAGAACGTCTGCTGAAGGTGCTGCGTGCACCGCACGTTTCTGAAAAAGCGTCTACTGCGATGGAAAAAACAAACACCATCGTTCTCAAAGTTGCTAAAGACGCGACTAAAGCAGAAATCAAAGCTGCTGTGCAGAAACTGTTTGAAGTCAAAGTTGATACCGTACGTACCCTGGTCGTTAAAGGCAAGGTGAAGCGTCACGGACAGCGTATCGGTCGTCGTAGCGACTGGAAAAAAGCTTACGTCACCCTGGAAGAAGGCCAGAATCTGGACTTCGTTGGCGGCGCTGAGTAA